The following are from one region of the Acidobacteriota bacterium genome:
- a CDS encoding GWxTD domain-containing protein, whose product MKVAPLFTIVLCAAVSSCTPVWLPPRDAWLARHFVIMEDFEQTAYAGLRPEGKRRFQTLFWEARAPGAQDVFEERMALISKAFRRENSARPWDTDRARIYLLNGPPLEIIYGESLKTVSAPISADVFEESVDGISVESWLYLFENVFIVYHFFFRPPNEWRIGPGTYNDVLLRDLEARSRQEFFGIPDIETYRIELEHLAAEKKKNPR is encoded by the coding sequence ATGAAGGTCGCGCCTCTTTTCACCATCGTCCTTTGCGCGGCCGTTTCCTCCTGCACTCCCGTCTGGCTCCCCCCGAGAGACGCGTGGCTGGCCCGCCACTTTGTGATCATGGAGGATTTCGAACAAACCGCCTATGCCGGCCTCCGCCCGGAAGGAAAAAGGCGCTTCCAAACGCTGTTCTGGGAGGCTCGCGCCCCGGGCGCGCAGGATGTTTTCGAAGAGCGCATGGCACTGATCTCCAAGGCCTTCCGCCGGGAGAACAGCGCCCGTCCCTGGGATACGGACAGAGCCCGCATTTATCTGTTGAACGGGCCGCCTTTGGAAATCATCTACGGAGAATCCTTAAAAACGGTTTCGGCCCCCATTTCGGCCGACGTTTTCGAGGAATCCGTGGACGGCATCTCCGTGGAGTCCTGGCTCTATCTCTTCGAAAACGTCTTTATCGTCTACCACTTTTTTTTTCGCCCGCCGAACGAATGGCGGATCGGTCCCGGAACCTACAACGACGTCCTCCTGCGCGATCTTGAAGCGCGCAGCCGGCAGGAGTTCTTCGGCATCCCGGACATCGAAACCTACAGGATCGAACTCGAACATCTTGCCGCGGAGAAAAAAAAGAACCCGAGGTGA
- a CDS encoding tetratricopeptide repeat protein has translation MNAKLDRIRVLESAEKLIKGGKLREAAAEYEKLAESDPSDIGVLNTIGDLYVRIGHESRAIEAYQRVAAEYEKRGLYSQALAIHKKVFRMKPDDPEIALNLADLYGRQGFVSDAKDTFAKAAERFLRNNKVPAAVSAYEKSARIDREDIPVREKLAALYKKEGRIEAAVEMFADIAEKHLENGFADKAEKVLLEARGMLPSSLRIITDLMEVYKRKNDRIKAVQILEQGLKADENNPQLLNLLGNLHFEDGDFKRAEKAFSDILESNPMNVNSRIKLGRLAILRGNPDRAFDFFEPLVNNLVKKNREEQAVGLLGLILADQRIYLPALEKLASIYRASRDFDRLEIVDRTILGELSKEPPTEKTLAVLEELIQIRPEDEDLAEAYHKTKQDIGRTEEEEAAEPEPVPPPEKDSLLIESTLSQADIYIKQGLVRNARRILETLKMTYPRDTRIAEKLELLDQAQTQLDEQEILNRVHETTSIDAGIQEARRRVSAPVPETDSVEEKVGAMEVFSDISEIVPLDGRGAETQAYFDLTQRLDDELRLIQAVRDRQTKGLTIQFEKDLSQIVDDFRKDVKAKVPEEDAEVRFQLGVAFMELGLIAEAVDEFLLAARDKERAMESYHALSRCHRKNKNFPEAEQCLTRAMKLTREGTDVYHALEFDLAGLMEESKNPDKALWIYRKIRDWNPTFRNVSTKIKRLEKTP, from the coding sequence ATGAATGCCAAATTGGACAGAATCCGGGTGTTGGAATCGGCTGAAAAACTGATCAAGGGGGGAAAGCTCCGCGAGGCCGCGGCCGAATACGAAAAGCTGGCCGAGAGCGATCCGTCCGATATCGGGGTTTTGAATACCATCGGCGACCTCTATGTCCGCATCGGACATGAGAGCCGGGCGATCGAGGCTTATCAACGGGTCGCCGCGGAATATGAAAAAAGAGGTCTGTATTCGCAGGCCCTGGCCATTCATAAAAAAGTCTTCAGGATGAAGCCCGACGATCCCGAGATCGCCCTCAATCTGGCCGATCTCTACGGGCGGCAGGGATTCGTTTCCGATGCCAAGGACACTTTCGCCAAAGCCGCCGAACGGTTCCTTCGCAATAACAAAGTTCCGGCCGCCGTTTCCGCCTACGAAAAATCGGCGCGCATCGACCGGGAGGATATTCCCGTTCGCGAAAAATTGGCGGCGCTCTATAAAAAAGAGGGCCGCATCGAGGCCGCCGTCGAAATGTTCGCCGACATCGCGGAAAAACACCTGGAGAACGGGTTTGCGGACAAGGCGGAAAAGGTTCTGCTCGAAGCCCGGGGGATGCTGCCGTCGTCTCTGCGCATCATCACCGACCTCATGGAGGTTTACAAAAGGAAAAACGACCGGATAAAGGCCGTGCAGATTCTTGAACAGGGACTCAAGGCGGATGAGAACAACCCCCAGCTCCTCAATCTTCTCGGCAACCTGCATTTCGAGGACGGCGATTTCAAAAGGGCCGAGAAAGCTTTTTCGGACATTTTGGAATCGAACCCGATGAACGTCAACTCCCGGATCAAGCTTGGCCGCCTGGCCATCCTCCGCGGCAATCCGGATCGGGCCTTCGACTTCTTTGAACCTCTGGTCAACAACCTCGTCAAGAAAAACAGGGAAGAACAGGCCGTGGGCCTGCTGGGGCTCATTCTGGCCGACCAGAGGATTTATCTCCCGGCTCTGGAGAAGCTTGCTTCGATCTACAGGGCTTCCCGGGATTTCGATCGTCTCGAAATCGTCGACCGGACCATTCTAGGAGAATTGAGCAAGGAGCCGCCGACGGAAAAAACCCTGGCCGTTCTCGAGGAATTGATCCAGATCCGGCCCGAGGATGAAGACCTTGCGGAGGCCTATCATAAAACCAAGCAGGACATCGGTCGAACGGAAGAAGAGGAGGCTGCGGAGCCGGAACCCGTACCTCCTCCCGAAAAGGACAGCCTGCTCATCGAATCCACGTTGTCCCAGGCCGATATCTATATCAAACAGGGTCTTGTTCGCAACGCCCGGCGTATTCTGGAAACCCTGAAGATGACCTATCCCCGGGATACCCGGATTGCCGAAAAGCTCGAACTCCTCGATCAGGCCCAGACACAGCTCGACGAACAGGAAATCCTCAACAGGGTTCATGAGACGACGTCCATCGACGCCGGGATTCAGGAGGCTCGCCGCCGGGTGTCCGCGCCTGTTCCTGAAACGGACTCCGTGGAAGAAAAAGTCGGGGCGATGGAGGTTTTCTCCGACATCAGCGAAATCGTTCCTCTGGACGGCCGCGGAGCGGAGACCCAAGCCTATTTTGATCTGACTCAGCGGCTGGATGATGAGCTGCGGCTCATCCAGGCCGTCCGGGACCGCCAGACCAAGGGATTGACCATTCAGTTCGAAAAAGATCTGTCCCAGATCGTCGATGATTTCCGGAAGGACGTCAAAGCCAAGGTTCCCGAAGAGGACGCCGAAGTCCGCTTTCAGCTCGGCGTCGCCTTCATGGAACTCGGACTGATTGCCGAAGCCGTCGACGAGTTTCTTCTGGCCGCCCGGGACAAGGAACGGGCCATGGAAAGCTACCATGCTCTCAGCCGCTGCCATCGCAAAAACAAGAACTTTCCGGAAGCGGAACAATGTCTGACCCGGGCCATGAAGCTGACCCGCGAAGGGACGGATGTTTATCATGCCCTCGAGTTCGATCTGGCCGGACTCATGGAGGAGAGCAAAAACCCGGACAAGGCGCTCTGGATCTACCGGAAAATCCGGGATTGGAACCCGACCTTCCGGAACGTTTCCACGAAAATCAAGAGGTTGGAAAAGACCCCCTGA
- the rplS gene encoding 50S ribosomal protein L19 — protein sequence MSLVKLVEDKQKKSDIAEFNVGDTVKVHVIIREGEKERIQIFSGDVIGRKGEGPKETFTVRKISFGVGVERVFPLHSRMISKIEVARKGKVRRAKLYYLRNLKGKAARLKEAR from the coding sequence ATGAGCCTGGTTAAACTGGTCGAGGATAAACAGAAAAAGAGCGATATCGCGGAATTCAACGTCGGCGATACCGTCAAGGTTCACGTCATCATCCGGGAAGGCGAAAAGGAGCGCATCCAGATCTTTTCTGGGGATGTGATCGGCCGGAAGGGCGAAGGTCCCAAGGAAACCTTTACAGTCCGGAAGATCTCCTTCGGCGTGGGGGTCGAGCGCGTTTTTCCCCTGCACTCGCGGATGATCAGCAAAATCGAAGTGGCCCGGAAGGGGAAGGTCCGCCGGGCCAAGCTCTATTACCTGAGAAATCTCAAAGGAAAAGCCGCCCGCCTCAAGGAAGCCCGCTGA
- the nhaC gene encoding Na+/H+ antiporter NhaC, which yields MTQPPAFTDKPPRRASFGVALIPLIAMGLLLGVGYGVYQIRPQVLLVAAAVITALTGFALRFSWKDMERGVVDSIHKAMPAILIMLCVGILVGSWIACGTIPMVIYYGLKLISPQYFLFTACLVCSITSLATGTSWGTIGTLGVAFIGIAMGLGIPLGPAAGAVVAGAYFGDKMSPFSDVTNLAPVAAGSNLFDHIRHMLWSAVPAWLFGLAVYFFVGLRFRAAAVESEIMTLILETLRTNFRFHVLLLLPMAVVFYFAFAKKPTIPGMLLSSIVAAGLAVIFQKASIPEIAQAVNTGYQGHTGVEAVDRLISRGGMMSMMETLLVAFTAFSFGGIMQATGLLSVILDRVMKFADKVWSIVMTTVGASVLTALVTGSSYLSMIIPGDLLAPVYRKKGLAAKNLSRIIQESGAIIVPLIPWSMAGVYITGTIGVPTFSYLPWAFMNYVSVVILVAFGFTGFSMAPRKREDETRIGS from the coding sequence ATGACGCAACCCCCAGCTTTCACAGACAAGCCCCCCCGCCGGGCGAGCTTCGGCGTTGCTCTCATTCCTCTCATCGCCATGGGCCTTCTTCTGGGCGTGGGATACGGGGTTTATCAAATCCGGCCCCAGGTTCTCCTGGTCGCCGCCGCGGTCATTACGGCCCTGACCGGGTTCGCCCTCCGGTTCTCCTGGAAAGACATGGAGCGGGGCGTCGTCGACAGCATCCACAAGGCCATGCCGGCCATCCTCATCATGCTCTGCGTCGGCATCCTGGTCGGGTCCTGGATCGCCTGCGGAACCATCCCGATGGTCATTTATTACGGTCTGAAGCTCATTTCTCCTCAGTATTTCCTGTTCACGGCCTGTCTGGTCTGCAGCATCACGTCCCTGGCCACGGGGACCTCCTGGGGAACGATCGGCACTCTCGGCGTGGCCTTCATCGGCATCGCCATGGGACTCGGCATTCCCCTGGGTCCGGCCGCCGGCGCCGTCGTGGCCGGGGCGTATTTCGGAGACAAGATGTCGCCTTTCTCCGATGTCACCAACCTGGCACCCGTGGCCGCAGGTTCAAATCTCTTCGACCATATCCGCCACATGCTCTGGTCGGCCGTTCCCGCCTGGCTTTTCGGACTGGCCGTTTATTTCTTCGTCGGACTCCGCTTCCGGGCCGCCGCCGTCGAATCCGAAATCATGACCCTCATCCTGGAAACCCTGCGCACGAATTTCCGTTTCCATGTCCTGCTTCTCCTGCCGATGGCCGTCGTCTTTTATTTCGCCTTCGCCAAGAAGCCGACCATCCCCGGGATGCTGCTGAGTTCGATCGTCGCCGCCGGGCTGGCCGTCATCTTTCAGAAAGCCTCAATCCCGGAGATCGCCCAGGCCGTCAATACAGGTTACCAAGGCCATACGGGAGTCGAGGCCGTGGATCGGCTGATCTCGCGCGGCGGCATGATGAGCATGATGGAAACCCTCCTTGTGGCCTTTACGGCCTTCAGCTTCGGCGGGATCATGCAGGCGACGGGCCTTCTCTCCGTGATTCTCGACCGGGTCATGAAGTTCGCCGACAAAGTCTGGAGCATCGTCATGACCACGGTCGGCGCCTCCGTCCTGACCGCCCTGGTGACGGGCAGCTCCTACCTCTCGATGATCATCCCCGGCGATCTCCTGGCGCCCGTCTACCGGAAAAAAGGGCTGGCCGCCAAGAATCTCTCGCGGATCATCCAGGAGAGCGGCGCGATTATCGTCCCCCTCATCCCCTGGAGCATGGCCGGCGTCTATATCACGGGCACGATCGGCGTCCCGACGTTTTCCTACCTGCCCTGGGCTTTTATGAACTATGTTTCGGTCGTTATTCTGGTGGCGTTTGGATTCACCGGGTTTTCCATGGCCCCCCGCAAGCGCGAGGACGAGACCCGGATCGGCAGCTGA
- the trmD gene encoding tRNA (guanosine(37)-N1)-methyltransferase TrmD gives MRFDIITIFPEIFTGFLSGGIIRRAVAEGLLEICVHDLRDFAAGRHRQVDDRPFGGLEGMVIKPEPVFCAVESLRRDEEAAVYLLSAQGTLFSAETARRMARLRRVILICGRYEGVDERVAEHLADEEISIGDYVLTGGEPAAMVVVDAVSRFVPGVVGKTGSVERDSFNDGLLDYPQYTRPRDFRGLAVPDVLLSGDHAAIEEWRRKKAMEKTARTRPDLLKKTNMDNIDKERTTS, from the coding sequence ATGAGATTTGATATAATTACCATCTTTCCCGAAATCTTCACGGGGTTTTTATCGGGAGGGATTATCCGGAGAGCCGTGGCCGAAGGCCTGTTGGAGATCTGTGTGCATGATTTGAGAGATTTCGCCGCCGGCAGACACCGCCAGGTGGACGATCGTCCGTTCGGCGGACTCGAGGGCATGGTGATCAAGCCCGAGCCGGTTTTTTGCGCCGTCGAATCGCTCCGCCGGGACGAAGAGGCGGCCGTTTATCTTCTGTCGGCCCAGGGCACCCTTTTTTCAGCGGAAACGGCCCGGCGGATGGCCCGGCTCCGCCGCGTCATCCTGATTTGCGGGCGGTATGAAGGCGTGGACGAAAGAGTGGCGGAGCATCTGGCCGACGAAGAAATCTCCATCGGCGATTACGTTCTGACCGGCGGGGAACCGGCGGCCATGGTCGTTGTCGATGCCGTCTCCCGGTTTGTTCCCGGCGTCGTCGGCAAAACCGGTTCCGTCGAGAGGGACTCGTTCAACGACGGTCTTCTCGATTATCCCCAATACACACGCCCCCGGGATTTCCGGGGCCTGGCGGTTCCCGATGTCCTCCTCTCCGGAGACCATGCGGCCATTGAGGAATGGCGCAGGAAAAAAGCGATGGAAAAAACCGCCCGGACGAGACCGGATTTGCTGAAGAAGACAAACATGGATAACATCGATAAAGAAAGGACGACATCATGA
- a CDS encoding sigma-54-dependent Fis family transcriptional regulator: MKNRSPRLSQPVRCVKNAVVRKSRIGERFFLCARKARGAMNTDLIQRLFDVIVDHVPSERWRLVLFNGREEAIFLRTGPPGIETINGPDDEPVERARAVRQPVLDGKLLCHPLVVGDRAAGVICLDRRLSGRPFLRQDLEFVAAASRPIQAILREDVERYGGRPAHGESPLFGRGCEFERIRLMIERVKNAEAPVFIGGESGTGKELVARTIHETGRRSEHPFVAVNCGAIPDALMESELFGYSKGAFTGAIRDRSGLIEEARAGTFFLDEIGDLSPGLQSKLLRVLEERRIRRVGENQTRAVGARFISATNKDLEKEVARGAFREDLFYRLKIIAIELPPLRRRREDILPLAASFAAKYCREEGRDVPVFSPGVQELLESYDWPGNVRELQNEIRRCVILSGCEEMITEDHLSPRLNPRGESAPERPASFIEARAEFEKRFLRQALDRCRGRKTRTAAEIGLTRQGLFKLIKKHGL, translated from the coding sequence ATGAAAAACCGCAGCCCGAGACTATCACAGCCCGTCCGGTGTGTCAAAAACGCCGTCGTGAGAAAAAGCCGGATCGGCGAGCGTTTTTTTCTTTGCGCAAGGAAAGCGCGAGGTGCGATGAACACCGACCTGATTCAACGTCTTTTCGATGTGATCGTCGATCATGTTCCGTCGGAACGCTGGCGGCTTGTTCTTTTCAATGGGCGGGAGGAGGCGATCTTTCTGAGAACCGGCCCGCCGGGAATCGAGACGATCAACGGCCCGGACGACGAGCCGGTCGAGCGGGCCCGGGCCGTGCGGCAGCCTGTTCTTGACGGAAAGCTTCTCTGTCATCCTCTTGTCGTCGGAGACAGAGCCGCCGGAGTGATCTGCCTCGATCGCCGTCTATCCGGCCGGCCGTTTCTGAGACAAGACCTGGAATTCGTTGCAGCCGCCTCGCGTCCGATTCAAGCGATTCTTCGGGAGGACGTGGAGCGATACGGGGGCCGGCCCGCCCACGGTGAATCCCCTCTTTTCGGCCGGGGATGCGAGTTCGAGCGCATCCGTCTCATGATCGAACGGGTCAAGAACGCCGAGGCCCCCGTGTTCATCGGGGGGGAGAGCGGAACCGGCAAGGAGCTTGTCGCCCGGACCATCCATGAGACCGGACGGCGGTCCGAGCATCCCTTTGTGGCCGTCAATTGCGGCGCCATTCCGGATGCCTTGATGGAAAGCGAACTCTTCGGCTATTCGAAGGGGGCCTTCACCGGGGCGATCCGGGACCGGTCGGGTCTGATCGAGGAAGCCCGGGCCGGCACGTTTTTCCTCGATGAAATCGGAGACTTGTCCCCCGGTCTCCAATCCAAGCTTCTCCGGGTTCTCGAGGAGAGGCGGATCAGGAGGGTCGGCGAAAATCAGACCCGGGCGGTGGGCGCCCGTTTCATCAGCGCAACGAACAAGGATCTGGAAAAAGAGGTGGCGCGCGGGGCCTTTCGGGAGGATCTTTTTTATCGTCTGAAAATCATCGCCATCGAACTGCCTCCGCTCCGGCGCCGGCGGGAGGATATTTTGCCTCTCGCCGCGTCGTTTGCCGCAAAATATTGCCGGGAGGAGGGCCGGGATGTGCCCGTGTTTTCTCCGGGAGTCCAGGAACTTCTGGAATCCTACGATTGGCCGGGGAATGTCCGGGAACTTCAGAATGAAATCCGCCGCTGTGTCATCCTGTCCGGATGCGAAGAGATGATCACGGAGGACCATCTGTCGCCGCGTTTGAATCCGCGCGGAGAGTCCGCTCCCGAGCGGCCGGCATCGTTCATCGAGGCCCGGGCGGAGTTTGAAAAACGGTTCCTCCGCCAGGCCCTCGACCGCTGCCGCGGCCGGAAAACGAGGACGGCGGCCGAGATCGGACTGACGCGCCAGGGGTTGTTTAAGCTCATCAAGAAACATGGTCTATAA
- a CDS encoding ribonuclease HII, producing the protein MADFSFEKKVLESGHRSVAGVDEVGRGCLFGPVVAAAVVFPSRIYAGAAPEWMADIDDSKRVRPAERERLAGLILREADMAGVGQATNREIDALNILQAVRLAVLRAVASLPRAPDILLVDGFPLRDVKYHHMGICGGDRLSVSIAAASLVAKVFRDGLMRKMDPLFDGYGIARNKGYGTPQHFLALEKAGPTPLHRRSFFLGPNPAGAGAATIMAVKRGSRRT; encoded by the coding sequence GTGGCCGATTTTTCCTTCGAAAAAAAAGTTCTGGAGAGCGGGCATCGATCCGTCGCCGGTGTGGATGAGGTCGGCCGGGGTTGCCTGTTCGGCCCCGTCGTCGCCGCCGCCGTCGTTTTTCCGTCCCGGATTTACGCCGGGGCCGCTCCGGAATGGATGGCGGATATCGATGATTCCAAACGTGTCCGTCCGGCCGAGCGGGAGAGGTTGGCCGGATTGATTCTCCGGGAGGCGGATATGGCCGGCGTCGGTCAGGCGACAAACCGGGAGATCGACGCCCTGAACATTCTTCAAGCCGTAAGGCTGGCCGTGTTGAGGGCCGTGGCCTCTCTTCCGCGGGCTCCGGACATTCTCCTTGTTGACGGGTTTCCCCTGAGAGATGTAAAATATCATCACATGGGGATCTGTGGAGGCGATCGTTTGAGTGTATCCATTGCCGCGGCGTCTCTGGTCGCCAAAGTGTTTCGCGACGGACTGATGCGGAAGATGGATCCGCTGTTTGACGGATATGGGATCGCCCGGAACAAGGGATACGGAACCCCGCAGCATTTCCTGGCTCTGGAGAAAGCGGGGCCGACGCCTTTGCACAGACGAAGTTTTTTTCTCGGGCCGAATCCTGCCGGCGCCGGGGCCGCGACGATCATGGCTGTCAAGAGGGGGTCCAGGCGAACATGA
- a CDS encoding alpha-L-fucosidase, producing MRPSFRQRRLIAAFLLVAGTALSVSGRERPAVDPDRTEWFRNAKFGLFIHWGPYAMIGREEWARQLLRIPHAEYQRIASGFNPVHFDPDAWVRLAAEAGARYIVITAKHHDGFCLFDSAHTTNTIMNTPYGRDILAGLAAACRRNGMPLGLYYSIMDWHHPDYLPRRDWETDRPAGNADFNRYIDFAQAQIRELIEKYDPAILWFDGEWEHSNEDQRADEFERLILDLNPNILINDRLFRREPGRGDFGTPENFVPATGWRDEDGTPRLWEACATINYNGWGYNRYETEFHSAPQIIRKLAEIAGKGGNLLLNIGPAPDGTIQPEFVSRLKSVGEWLNKNGPAVYDTGPGVFERLPFFGSSTVKDNTVYIHIMGRPPDNRIRLPGLKSYLKKVTMLDKPEKNLNFRRIRNDIVVTLPSPLPDPDVSVLVLEFQGEPRVDPYEIEPDNTGRIELPVYLADLQSRMGQRAYLDDFFGRVMLANWQNISDYPEWTFSLKRGRHYEIQASYASQWGGRSSFVVEINDEIRIPGTSGDSPSIYYPATFSLGTVRLDPGRHTLRFRITCVVNNNALKLENVVLVPLSR from the coding sequence ATGAGGCCATCTTTCAGGCAACGGCGGTTGATCGCCGCCTTTCTTCTTGTGGCCGGGACGGCACTCTCCGTCTCCGGGCGGGAGCGGCCCGCGGTCGATCCGGACCGGACGGAATGGTTCCGCAACGCCAAGTTCGGCCTTTTCATTCATTGGGGCCCCTACGCCATGATCGGACGCGAGGAATGGGCCCGCCAGCTTCTGCGGATCCCCCACGCCGAATACCAGAGAATCGCATCCGGCTTCAATCCCGTCCACTTCGACCCCGACGCCTGGGTCCGCCTGGCCGCGGAGGCCGGAGCCCGGTACATCGTCATCACGGCCAAACACCACGACGGTTTCTGTCTTTTCGACAGCGCCCACACCACGAACACCATCATGAACACGCCTTACGGCCGGGACATTCTGGCCGGGCTGGCCGCGGCCTGCCGCCGAAACGGCATGCCTCTGGGTCTCTACTATTCCATCATGGACTGGCATCATCCCGACTACCTGCCCCGCCGGGACTGGGAAACCGACCGGCCGGCCGGCAACGCGGATTTCAATCGCTATATCGACTTCGCCCAGGCCCAGATCCGGGAGCTCATTGAAAAATACGACCCCGCCATCCTCTGGTTCGACGGGGAGTGGGAGCATTCCAACGAGGATCAGCGGGCCGACGAGTTCGAGCGCCTGATCCTCGATCTCAATCCGAACATTCTGATCAATGACCGGCTGTTCCGAAGAGAACCCGGCCGGGGGGATTTCGGGACTCCGGAGAATTTCGTCCCCGCGACCGGCTGGCGCGATGAGGACGGCACGCCCCGGCTTTGGGAAGCCTGCGCCACCATCAATTATAACGGCTGGGGTTACAACCGTTATGAAACGGAATTTCACAGCGCGCCCCAGATCATCCGAAAGCTCGCCGAAATCGCCGGCAAGGGCGGCAATCTCCTCCTCAATATCGGCCCCGCTCCCGACGGAACCATTCAGCCGGAATTCGTCTCGCGCCTGAAAAGCGTTGGCGAGTGGCTGAATAAAAACGGCCCGGCCGTCTATGACACCGGTCCCGGCGTTTTTGAAAGACTCCCCTTTTTCGGCAGTTCCACAGTCAAGGACAACACCGTCTACATCCACATCATGGGCCGTCCGCCCGACAACCGGATCCGGTTGCCCGGTTTGAAGTCGTACCTCAAAAAAGTCACCATGCTGGACAAGCCGGAAAAGAATCTCAATTTCCGGCGCATCCGGAATGATATCGTCGTCACCCTTCCTTCGCCGCTTCCCGATCCCGACGTTTCGGTCCTGGTTCTCGAATTCCAGGGCGAACCCCGCGTCGATCCCTACGAGATCGAGCCGGACAACACGGGCCGGATCGAGCTCCCGGTCTATCTGGCCGATCTGCAATCGCGCATGGGTCAGCGGGCCTACCTGGACGATTTTTTCGGAAGGGTCATGCTGGCGAACTGGCAGAACATCAGCGATTATCCGGAATGGACCTTCTCCCTGAAGCGCGGGAGACATTACGAAATTCAGGCGTCCTATGCCAGCCAGTGGGGAGGCCGGAGTTCCTTCGTCGTCGAGATCAATGATGAGATCCGAATTCCCGGTACGAGCGGAGATTCGCCGAGCATCTACTATCCCGCGACATTTTCCCTGGGAACGGTGCGGCTGGATCCGGGCCGGCACACGCTTCGCTTTCGGATCACCTGCGTGGTCAACAACAACGCCCTGAAACTCGAAAACGTCGTGCTCGTGCCGCTTTCCCGGTGA
- the rimM gene encoding ribosome maturation factor RimM (Essential for efficient processing of 16S rRNA) has translation MKNDDIVGIGRILRSQGTEGELKLRLYAKDSLKAGLSSVFVEEKEGVEKYRIESLRLDRNVPILKLEGVDNLAQADALAGRRIYAEATDFLPPREGCVYDFQVIGAGVETVSGRSLGVVKGLIPAGSSDLLVIEGSGREYLIPFVEDICVEIDPDNRRIRIDPPEGLLELNEI, from the coding sequence TTGAAAAATGATGACATTGTCGGCATAGGCCGGATACTCAGGAGCCAGGGGACCGAAGGCGAACTCAAGCTCAGACTCTATGCGAAAGACTCCCTGAAAGCCGGCTTGTCGTCGGTTTTTGTCGAGGAAAAAGAGGGGGTTGAGAAATATCGTATCGAGAGTCTCCGCCTCGACCGGAATGTCCCGATCCTGAAACTCGAGGGCGTTGATAATCTGGCCCAAGCCGACGCCTTGGCGGGACGACGGATTTATGCTGAAGCCACGGACTTTCTCCCTCCCCGGGAGGGATGTGTTTATGATTTTCAGGTTATCGGCGCCGGCGTCGAAACGGTGTCGGGCCGGTCTCTCGGCGTCGTGAAAGGATTGATTCCCGCCGGATCCTCGGATCTCCTTGTGATCGAAGGATCCGGAAGGGAGTATCTGATTCCTTTCGTGGAGGACATCTGTGTCGAGATCGATCCGGACAACCGGAGAATCCGGATCGATCCGCCCGAGGGACTTTTGGAGCTGAATGAGATTTGA